A stretch of the Chanos chanos chromosome 1, fChaCha1.1, whole genome shotgun sequence genome encodes the following:
- the ccnh gene encoding cyclin-H, with protein sequence MYHNSSQKKFWTFDKEATLEQMRYEANTTFRSKILTSGKPGVNESIFLDPREEKVLFRHYEKRLLDFCTIFKPAMPKSVVGTACMYFRRFYMNNSLMEYHPRIIMLTCAYLACKTDEFNVSSGQFVGNLQESSAGQERVLEQILEYELLLIQQLNFHLVVHTPYRPMEGFLIDLKTRYPLLENPEMLRKSADDFLNRAAMTDAGLLFSPSQIALTAVLNSAARAGLNMETYLTECMGLKDDKETLSKMYDSMRRITSLIKEYEMPKQEEVNVCKQKLDRIHAEFVTNTNLKRKRGYEDDDHVVKKPLVTEEAEWTDEDLEFL encoded by the exons ATGTACCACAATAGCTCCCAGAAAAAATTCTGGACCTTCGATAAAGAAGCAACTCTAGAACAGATGAGATATGAGGCAAACACGACGTTTCGCTCCAAGATCTTAACAAGTGGAAAA CCTGGGGTGAACGAGTCCATCTTTCTGGACCCTCGCGAAGAGAAAGTCCTCTTCAGACACTATGAAAAGAGACTATTGGATTTCTGCACTATTTTCAAACCTGCCATGCCTAAGTCTGTCGTG GGTACAGCCTGCATGTATTTTAGAAGGTTTTACATGAATAATTCACTGATGGAGTATCACCCGAGGATAATTAT GTTGACCTGTGCATACCTGGCCTGTAAGACGGATGAGTTCAACGTGTCAAGCGGTCAGTTCGTGGGGAACCTTCAGGAGAGTTCAGCAGGGCAGGAGCGAGTCCTGGAGCAGATCCTGGAGTACGAGTTACTTCTCATTCAACAGCTCAACTTCCACCTCGTGGTGCACACCCCCTACCGACCCATGGAGGGCTTTCTCATCGACCTGAAG ACTCGTTACCCTCTGCTGGAGAACCCAGAGATGCTACGGAAGAGCGCGGACGATTTCCTGAACAGAGCCGCCATGACGGATGCTGGGCTGTTGTTCTCGCCGTCCCAGATCGCTCTGACCGCTGTGCTTAACAGTGCTGCTCGAGCTGGACTCAACATGGAGAC CTATTTAACAGAATGCATGGGACTAAAGGATGACAAAGAGACTCTATCAAAGATGTATGACTCTATGAGAA GAATAACCAGCCTTATTAAAGAGTATGAGATGCCCAAACAAGAGGAGGTcaatgtgtgtaaacagaaaCTGGACAGGATTCATGCTGAATTTGTGACCAACACAAACCT GAAAAGAAAACGGGGGTACGAGGATGACGACCATGTTGTGAAGAAGCCGCTTGTGACTGAAGAG GCTGAATGGACAGATGAAGATCTGGAGTTTTTGTGA